Part of the Candidatus Krumholzibacteriia bacterium genome, AATTATACCATTGCACCCCACCCAGGCATCAAGCCCGGAATCGCCCTGCCAGCCTTCCGTTGCCCGCATGCGGCCGGGGTGCTAGAGTGCCCCCGAGCGCCCATGCAGCCCCCGCCAACCACACTCAACCGGGTGACCCCGGCCGTTCTTGAAGCGCTGGGTTCCGCCCTGGGGCCCGGCCATGTGTCCACCGACGGCGAGGCCCTTGCCCTCGCCGGGTCCGACGAGACCGAGGACCTGGTCTTTCTGCCGGAGGTCGTCGTGGCGCCGGCATCCACTGCGGAGGTGGCAGCAGTGATGCGCATCGCCACCGCGCACCGCGTCCCCGTAACCCCGCGCGGCGCCGGAACAGGCCTGTCCGGGGGCGCACTTCCCGTGCAGGGCGGCATCGTGCTGGCAACCCACCGCCTCAACCGCATCGTCGAGATCGACCGCCGCAACCTGATGGCGGTGGTGGAGCCCGGTGTCATCACCCAGGTGTTTCAGGAAGCCGTCGAGGCGGAGGGGCTCTTCTATCCACCGGATCCCGCCAGCCGGGGCAGTTGCTTTCTGGGCGGCAACCTGGCCGAATGCTCCGGTGGCCCGCGCGCGGTGAAGTACGGCGTCACCAGGGACTTCGTGACCGGCATCGAGGCCGTGCTCCCCAACGGCAACATCGTGCGCCACGGTGGCAAGCTGCTCAAGAACGTGACCGGCTACAACCTCACCCAGTTGATCATCGGGTCCGAGGGCACCCTGGCCGTGATCACGAAGATCTACTTCCGGCTGCTGCCGCTGCCCCGTCACCGCACCATGCTGCTCGTACCCTTCGGCGAGCTGGAGTCGTGTGCGCGCGCGGTTCCCGCCATCATGCACGCCGGCATCGTTCCCTCGGCACTCGAGTTTCTCGAGCGCGACGCCATCGAGATCACGCAGGAGCACCTGGGCAAGTCCTTTCCTCACGCGGATGCCGCCGCGCACCTGCTCATCGAACTGGACGGCAACGACGAGACCGCAATCCAGAGCGATGCGGAACGTGTCGCCGAGATCGTGCTGGCCGAGGGGGCGCGCGACGTCCTGGCCGCGGCGGGTGACGCGAAGATGAACGAGATGTGGACCATGCGGCGCGCTGTGGGCACCGCGGTCAAGTCGATCTCGGTTTACAAGGAAGAAGACACGGTGGTGCCACGCGGCAACCTGGTTGCGCTTCTGATGGGGGTGAAGGAGATCTCCACGCGCCACGGCATCCGCACGGTGTGCTACGGACACGCCGGCGATGGCAATTTGCACGTGAACATCCTCAAGATGGATCTCCCCGACGAGCACTGGCGCCGCATCCTCGAGCCGGCCATCCGCGAAATCTTCGAATTGACCGTGGGGCTGGGCGGCCTGATTTCGGGAGAGCACGGTATCGGCTGGGTGCAGAAGGGCTACCTGCCCATCGCGGTCTCGAGCGAGGAAATCGCCCTGATGCGCGCCATCAAGCGGGCCTTCGATCCGGAGGGAATACTGAATCCGGGCAAGCTTCTGCCCGACGGCGACGGCTAGTAGATCGCGTCGCTGACGGGGCTCTTGCTCTCGGGGTGATTGTGGAGGAGATAGTCGATGTCGAGAATCTTCACGGGGCCCTCGAAATAAGCCGCCGTGAACTTGCCGGTGTCCATGCGAATCGCGTCGCACGGGCACGCTTCCACGCACAGGCCACAGAATACGCACTGCAGGATATCGATGTCGAACTTGACCGGGTACTTCTCGACCCCGTCGTGTCCGGTGTCGGCGCC contains:
- a CDS encoding FAD-binding protein, with the protein product MQPPPTTLNRVTPAVLEALGSALGPGHVSTDGEALALAGSDETEDLVFLPEVVVAPASTAEVAAVMRIATAHRVPVTPRGAGTGLSGGALPVQGGIVLATHRLNRIVEIDRRNLMAVVEPGVITQVFQEAVEAEGLFYPPDPASRGSCFLGGNLAECSGGPRAVKYGVTRDFVTGIEAVLPNGNIVRHGGKLLKNVTGYNLTQLIIGSEGTLAVITKIYFRLLPLPRHRTMLLVPFGELESCARAVPAIMHAGIVPSALEFLERDAIEITQEHLGKSFPHADAAAHLLIELDGNDETAIQSDAERVAEIVLAEGARDVLAAAGDAKMNEMWTMRRAVGTAVKSISVYKEEDTVVPRGNLVALLMGVKEISTRHGIRTVCYGHAGDGNLHVNILKMDLPDEHWRRILEPAIREIFELTVGLGGLISGEHGIGWVQKGYLPIAVSSEEIALMRAIKRAFDPEGILNPGKLLPDGDG